In one Nicotiana sylvestris chromosome 8, ASM39365v2, whole genome shotgun sequence genomic region, the following are encoded:
- the LOC138876397 gene encoding uncharacterized protein — translation MGLGDAIKDKTKASTQDCAKALIFLRHHFDKGLKIEYLTVKDQLVLWNGLKEIYDNLKLVTLPQARYDWAHLRLQDFKSVSEYNSAMFRITSKLKLCRDTITDYDMLEKTFTMFHASNMVLQQQYREKGFKKYSELISLLLVAERNNDLLMRNHENRPTGSTPLPEVDEVYSHYTKRGKGRGPIRGRGRGHDRGRGHGRNFSGVNHPPKKNNHQKWKGKDEKSKANGSETEYYRCGGKGHWANICRVLRYLVELYQASLNNKGPEANFVSDNDFDITHLDVADFFEHPDGKIDHLIGDGSVVKED, via the coding sequence atgggtcttggagacgccattaaagacaaaactaaagcatccacccaagactgtgctaaggccttgattttcttgcgaCATCACTTTGATAAAGggttgaaaatagaatatctcacAGTCAAAGATCAACTTGTTTTGTGGAATGGCTTAAAAGAAAtatatgacaacttaaagttggtcactcttccacaagcacgatatgattgggctcatctaaggctccaagactttaagtctgtttctgaatataattctgcgATGTTCAGAATTACTTCTAAACTGAAACTCTGTAGAGATACTATCACTGattatgatatgcttgaaaaaacgtttacaatgtttcatgcctccaatatggtcCTGCAACAGCAGTACAGAGAGAAAGGTTTCAAGAAGTACTCTGAGCTGATTTCTCTTCTCCTTGTGGCTGAGCGAAACAATGACTTGCTCATGAGAAATCACGAAAATCGACCCACTGGGTCTACACCATTACCTGAAGTGGATGAGGTGTATTCCCATTATACTAAGCGTGGAAAAGGCCGTGGCCCTATTCGTGGTCGTGGACGTGGTCATGATCGTGGCCGTGGACATGGAAGAAATTTTTCTGGTGTTAATCACCCCCCAAAGAAAAATAACCACCAAAAGTGGAAAGGGAAAGATGAGAAGTCAAAGGCAAATGGTTCAGAAACCGAATATTATCGTTGCGGTGGAAAAGGGCATTGGGCAAATATTTGTCGTGTACTAAGATATTTGGTTGAActttatcaagcatctctaaATAATAAAGGCCCTGAAGCCAATTTTGTCTCTGACAATGATTTTGACATCACCCACTTGGATGTGGCAGATTTCTTTGAgcaccctgatggaaaaatagACCACTTGATCGGTGATGGATCTGTGGTTAAAGAAGATTGA